In Notamacropus eugenii isolate mMacEug1 chromosome 1, mMacEug1.pri_v2, whole genome shotgun sequence, one genomic interval encodes:
- the PYGO1 gene encoding pygopus homolog 1, giving the protein MSAEQEKDPIALKRVRGGDSGLDGLGGPGVQLGSPDKKKRKTNTQGPSFPPLSEYAPPPNPNADHLVAANPFDDNYNTISYKPLPSSNPYLSPGYPGFGGYGSFRMPPHVPPRMSSPYCGPYSLSNQPHPFPQNPLGIGFNRPHAFNFGPHDNSGFGNPAYNSPLSQNVNMSNQHFRQNPTENFNQIPPQNASQVSNPDLASNFVPGNNPNFTSQLESNHSFIPPPNAFGQTKAPPQKQDFSQGATKSTNQNSAHPPHLNMDETVNQGNIDLKNVSRNNTVNQESNRSNSTDNANSSHANGTQNKPRQPRVTADGCNSEKSNKATLLPSRHGHSSSDPVYPCGICTNEVNDDQDAILCEASCQKWFHRICTGMTETAYGLLTAEASAVWGCDTCMAEKDVQLMRTRETFGPPAVGSDG; this is encoded by the exons GTGGTGACAGTGGACTGGATGGGTTAGGAGGACCAGGTGTACAACTTGGAAGCCCAGATAAGAAAAAGCGGAAAACAAATACCCAG GGGCCTTCTTTTCCTCCACTGTCTGAATATGCCCCACCACCGAATCCCAATGCTGACCATCTAGTAGCAGCGAATCCATTTGATGACAACTATAATACCATTTCCTACAAGCCTCTGCCTTCATCAAATCCATATCTTAGCCCTGGTTACCCTGGATTTGGAGGCTACGGCTCATTCAGAATGCCACCTCATGTACCCCCAAGAATGTCATCCCCATACTGTGGTCCTTATTCACTTAGTAACCAGCCACACCCATTTCCTCAAAATCCTTTAGGTATTGGTTTTAATCGGCCTCATGCTTTTAACTTTGGGCCACATGATAATTCAGGTTTTGGAAATCCAGCATATAATAGTCCACTAAGTCAGAATGTTAATATGTCTAATCAACATTTTAGGCAAAATCCTACTGAAAACTTCAATCAGATTCCTCCACAGAATGCCAGCCAAGTATCCAATCCGGACTTGGCATCTAATTTTGTCCCTGGGAATAATCCAAATTTTACCTCCCAATTAGAATCAAATCATTCATTTATCCCTCCACCAAACGCTTTTGGTCAAACAAAAGCACCCCCACAAAAACAAGACTTTAGTCAAGGAGCAACTAAAAGCACTAATCAGAATTCTGCCCATCCTCCGCATCTGAATATGGATGAAACTGTAAACCAGGGTAATATTGACTTGAAAAATGTTAGTCGAAACAATACAGTAAATCAAGAAAGCAACCGTTCCAACAGCACTGATAACGCAAACAGCAGCCATGCAAATGGGACTCAAAATAAGCCCCGTCAACCCAGAGTTACAGCCGATGGGTGTAATTCTGAAAAGAGTAACAAAGCCACCCTCCTCCCAAGTCGACACGGCCATTCGTCTTCAGATCCAGTGTATCCTTGTGGCATTTGTACAAATGAAGTGAATGATGATCAGGATGCCATCTTATGTGAGGCCTCATGCCAGAAATGGTTCCACCGGATCTGTACAGGGATGACTGAAACTGCTTATGGCCTCCTGACTGCAGAAGCTTCAGCAGTATGGGGTTGTGATACCTGCATGGCTGAAAAAGACGTGCAGTTAATGCGCACTAGAGAAACTTTTGGACCACCTGCAGTGGGCTCTGATGGGTAA